The following coding sequences lie in one Mus musculus strain C57BL/6J chromosome 11, GRCm38.p6 C57BL/6J genomic window:
- the Nmur2 gene encoding neuromedin-U receptor 2, which yields MGKLENASWIHDSLMKYLNSTEEYLAYLCGPKRSDLSLPVSVVYALIFVVGVIGNLLVCLVIARHQTLKTPTNYYLFSLAVSDLLVLLLGMPLEVYELWHNYPFLFGPVGCYFKTALFETVCFASILSVTTVSIERYVAIVHPFRAKLESTRRRALRILSLVWSFSVVFSLPNTSIHGIKFQQFPNGSSVPGSATCTVTKPIWVYNFIIQATSFLFYILPMTLISVLYYLMGLRLKRDESLEADKVTVNIHRPSRKSVTKMLFVLVLVFAICWTPFHVDRLFFSFVDEWTESLAAVFNLIHVVSGVFFYLSSAVNPIIYNLLSRRFRAAFRNVVSPSCKWCHPQHRPQGPPAQKVIFLTECHLVELTEDAGPQFPCQSSIHNTQLTTVPCVEEVP from the exons ATGGGAAAACTTGAAAATGCTTCCTGGATCCACGATTCTCTCATGAAGTACTTGAACAGCACAGAGGAGTACTTGGCCTACCTGTGTGGACCCAAGCGCAGTGACCTATCCCTTCCAGTGTCTGTGGTCTATGCGCTGATCTTCGTGGTGGGGGTGATAGGCAATCTTCTGGTGTGCCTGGTGATTGCCCGACATCAAACTTTGAAGACACCCACCAACTACTATCTCTTCAGCTTGGCAGTCTCAGACTTGCTGGTCCTGCTCTTAGGTATGCCACTGGAGGTCTACGAGTTGTGGCACAATTATCCCTTCCTGTTTGGGCCGGTGGGATGCTACTTCAAGACAGCCCTTTTCGAGACTGTGTGCTTTGCCTCCATTCTCAGTGTCACCACGGTTAGCATTGAGCGCTACGTGGCCATTGTCCATCCGTTCCGAGCCAAGCTGGAGAGCACACGGCGACGGGCCCTCAGGATCCTCAGCCTAGTCTGGAGCTTCTCTGTGGTCTTTTCTTTGCCCAACACCAGCATCCATGGCATCAAGTTCCAGCAGTTTCCCAACGGGTCCTCTGTGCCCGGCTCTGCCACCtgcacagtcaccaaacccatatGGGTGTATAACTTCATCATCCAAGCTACCTCCTTCCTCTTCTACATCCTCCCGATGACCCTCATCAGCGTCCTCTACTATCTCATGGGGCTCAGG CTGAAGAGAGATGAATCTCttgaggcagacaaagtgactgTGAATATTCACAGACCCTCCAGAAAATCAGTCACCAAGATGCTGT TTGTCTTGGTCCTCGTGTTTGCTATCTGTTGGACCCCTTTCCATGTGGACAGGCTCTTCTTCAGCTTTGTGGACGAGTGGACTGAGTCCCTGGCTGCTGTGTTCAACCTCATCCACGTGGTATCAG GTGTCTTTTTCTATCTGAGCTCCGCTGTCAACCCCATTATATATAACCTCCTGTCTCGGCGCTTCCGGGCGGCCTTTCGGAATGTTGTCTCTCCTTCCTGCAAATGGTGCCATCCCCAGCATCGCCCACAGGGGCCTCCAGCCCAGAAGGTTATCTTCTTGACAGAATGCCACCTTGTGGAGCTGACAGAGGATGCGGGCCCCCAGTTCCCTTGTCAGTCATCCATCCACAACACCCAACTTACCACCGTCCCCTGTGTTGAAGAGGTACCATGA